In Desulfonatronum thiosulfatophilum, the following are encoded in one genomic region:
- a CDS encoding NAD(P)H-dependent flavin oxidoreductase has product MTFPSLSFGDMIAKTPIVQGGMGVGISLSGLSSAVANQGGIGVISAAMIGMNEPDLAKNYTQANIRALQDEIRKAKAMTKGILGVNIMVALSNFADLVRTSIQERIDIIFSGAGLPFDLPKYLTEDSHTKLVPIVSSGRAAAIICKKWISKFNYVPDGFVVEGPMAGGHLGFKAEQLDDPEFQLENLVPQVIEAVKPFEREHNRSIPVIAAGGIFSGADICKYLRMGAAGVQLGTRFVATHECDADMAFKQAFIDAKEGDVTVIKSPVGMPGRALKNVFLDDVDEGKRKPFKCPYHCIVTCDIKKSPYCIAQALANAKKGRMKLGFAFAGQTAHRVDKLLSVKELMDSLEAEYNEACAGPAPTGN; this is encoded by the coding sequence ATGACGTTTCCCAGTTTATCTTTCGGGGATATGATTGCCAAAACGCCAATCGTACAAGGCGGGATGGGCGTCGGCATTTCCCTTTCCGGTCTATCATCGGCCGTGGCCAACCAAGGCGGCATTGGCGTCATCTCTGCCGCCATGATTGGCATGAACGAGCCTGACCTTGCCAAGAATTACACCCAAGCCAATATCCGGGCCTTGCAAGATGAGATTCGCAAGGCCAAGGCAATGACCAAGGGGATTCTTGGCGTGAACATCATGGTCGCTCTGAGTAATTTTGCCGATCTGGTCCGCACCTCTATCCAGGAGCGTATCGACATCATCTTTTCCGGAGCCGGGTTGCCCTTCGACCTTCCGAAATATCTCACGGAAGATTCTCACACCAAACTTGTGCCCATTGTCTCCTCCGGCCGCGCAGCCGCCATTATCTGCAAGAAATGGATATCCAAGTTCAACTATGTTCCGGATGGCTTTGTCGTCGAAGGCCCCATGGCCGGCGGCCACCTGGGCTTCAAGGCGGAACAGCTGGACGATCCCGAGTTCCAGCTCGAAAACTTGGTTCCCCAGGTCATCGAAGCGGTGAAGCCTTTTGAAAGAGAACATAACCGCTCCATCCCCGTGATCGCGGCCGGAGGCATCTTTTCCGGAGCGGACATCTGCAAGTATCTACGAATGGGCGCCGCCGGCGTCCAGTTGGGAACCCGCTTTGTCGCGACCCACGAGTGCGATGCGGACATGGCCTTCAAACAGGCCTTCATCGACGCCAAGGAAGGCGATGTGACCGTGATCAAAAGTCCGGTGGGCATGCCTGGACGGGCGCTGAAAAATGTTTTCCTGGATGATGTGGATGAAGGCAAGCGCAAGCCCTTTAAATGCCCCTACCACTGCATCGTCACCTGCGATATCAAGAAAAGTCCGTATTGCATTGCCCAGGCTCTGGCCAACGCCAAGAAAGGGCGCATGAAACTGGGCTTCGCCTTTGCCGGTCAGACAGCGCACCGGGTGGACAAACTGCTCTCGGTCAAGGAATTGATGGATTCCCTGGAAGCCGAATACAACGAGGCCTGCGCAGGACCGGCTCCTACCGGAAACTGA